The following proteins come from a genomic window of Nitrosopumilaceae archaeon AB1(1):
- a CDS encoding FKBP-type peptidyl-prolyl cis-trans isomerase — translation MSFKTGTLILVDYTAKIKDTDNVIDTTFEEIAKKHSVHEEQKLYGPKLVAVGESWVLGGLDKALAETSVGDKKTIEVLPKDGFGERDPKKVRMIPLRKLGEDAEKVSIGDTVEIDNKVGTIRFIGSGRVSVDYNHRHAGKTILYEIDVKQQLDNDKEKITELLKKHTGETGASVTFELEGSDVKIAIPESIFQMEGLGIIKRFIQMDIFKFTSITKVTYTETFTKSEEPTKKL, via the coding sequence TTGTCATTTAAAACAGGAACTCTCATACTTGTAGACTATACCGCTAAAATAAAAGATACGGATAATGTCATAGATACCACCTTTGAGGAGATTGCAAAAAAACACTCTGTCCACGAAGAGCAAAAACTGTACGGTCCTAAACTAGTTGCCGTAGGTGAATCATGGGTGTTGGGTGGTCTTGATAAAGCACTAGCTGAAACCTCTGTTGGAGATAAAAAAACAATCGAGGTCTTACCAAAGGACGGTTTCGGTGAACGTGATCCTAAAAAAGTACGTATGATACCACTACGAAAACTAGGCGAAGATGCAGAAAAAGTATCCATTGGAGATACCGTAGAGATTGATAATAAGGTTGGAACAATTCGTTTCATTGGTTCTGGTCGTGTCTCCGTTGATTATAATCATAGACATGCAGGAAAAACAATACTCTATGAAATTGATGTTAAACAACAGCTAGATAATGATAAAGAAAAAATTACAGAGTTGTTAAAAAAACATACAGGTGAGACTGGAGCTTCTGTAACGTTTGAGCTTGAAGGGAGTGATGTAAAAATTGCAATTCCTGAATCTATATTTCAAATGGAGGGTCTTGGGATAATCAAACGATTCATTCAGATGGATATATTCAAATTTACTAGTATTACTAAAGTAACTTATACTGAGACCTTTACAAAGTCAGAAGAGCCTACTAAAAAATTATAA
- a CDS encoding alanine--glyoxylate aminotransferase family protein, with protein MEYLAMLPGPTNVPERVTRAMFTHVINHRSPDFVELYQEIIANTQKIFETQNDIIALSCSGTGAVEAGVVNIVKKGDKIIIPVNGEFSNRLATLIEWQGANVVRLTTPFGQNATLDQIREAFDNNKDVKAFYVVHNETSTGTMVNYLDCISDLTSRNDSFYVVDSVSLLGGAKLPVDKWNIDVCMTGSQKALAAPPGISPISISPKAKKYMIDNPPPTFYFNLARYFAYYEESKQTPFTPALPLLYAYREALRIVLEEGLEARFRRHSICSEALYDSLTALGLDPFAKKEDCSISIVALNYLDGLEDGKFRNTLAQKFRVLVAGGFGDLKGKVFRVGCMGEVQRYHIMRTISAIASTLNMMGYNVNSEEALKIAESKLADF; from the coding sequence TTGGAATACCTAGCCATGCTCCCCGGACCAACAAATGTACCAGAGAGAGTAACTCGTGCCATGTTTACTCATGTAATTAATCATAGAAGCCCAGATTTTGTTGAATTATATCAAGAAATAATAGCGAATACTCAAAAAATATTTGAAACACAAAATGACATAATAGCTTTATCTTGTTCTGGAACCGGAGCAGTCGAGGCAGGAGTTGTAAATATAGTTAAAAAAGGCGATAAAATTATCATTCCAGTTAATGGAGAATTTAGTAATAGACTTGCTACTCTAATAGAATGGCAGGGAGCAAATGTAGTAAGACTTACTACTCCATTTGGTCAAAACGCTACACTTGATCAGATACGTGAAGCATTTGATAACAATAAAGATGTAAAAGCATTCTATGTTGTTCACAACGAAACATCTACTGGAACAATGGTGAATTATTTAGATTGCATATCAGACCTTACCTCACGAAATGATTCATTCTATGTTGTCGATTCAGTATCATTATTGGGCGGAGCAAAACTTCCCGTAGACAAGTGGAACATTGATGTATGTATGACAGGATCACAGAAAGCTCTTGCTGCACCACCAGGCATATCTCCAATATCAATTAGTCCTAAAGCCAAAAAATACATGATTGATAATCCACCACCAACTTTCTACTTTAATTTGGCAAGATACTTTGCCTATTATGAAGAATCAAAACAAACCCCCTTCACTCCAGCTCTTCCATTACTATATGCGTATAGAGAAGCATTACGAATAGTCTTAGAGGAAGGACTAGAGGCCAGATTCAGAAGACACTCAATTTGTTCTGAAGCTCTCTATGATAGTCTAACTGCTCTTGGTCTTGATCCATTTGCAAAGAAAGAGGATTGTTCCATATCCATTGTAGCCTTGAATTATCTAGACGGTCTTGAAGATGGCAAATTCCGTAATACACTAGCACAAAAATTTCGTGTACTAGTTGCAGGTGGATTTGGTGATTTGAAGGGTAAGGTGTTTAGAGTTGGCTGTATGGGAGAAGTGCAAAGATATCATATAATGCGTACAATCTCTGCTATTGCCTCTACACTAAACATGATGGGTTATAATGTGAATTCTGAGGAAGCACTAAAGATTGCCGAATCAAAATTAGCAGATTTTTAG
- a CDS encoding tyrosine--tRNA ligase, whose amino-acid sequence MDITEKIRLIEAEPTEEVITREDLQALLETNSSPKHYIGLEISGFLHLGSLLSTGFKIRDFINAGINCTVFLADWHTIINDKMGSSNEKIKIVSKYYADAFNLVCPGVNIVYGSDLYDDNPQYWREFVKLTKRMTLARTMRTLTIMGRNEEQEKVDLAKLLYPPMQAMDIHTLDLDIMHAGMDQRKIHVLVRELFPKMGWKVPIAIHHKLLPGLTEPVADGKVGKMSKSSIASSISVHDTDEEITSKIKKAWCPEGQVENNPLLALAKLMFREFPEMNLERPEKFGGNATFSQYQTMEDDFKEKRLHPVDLKQLVTRYMTKMVKPIREKLTLSDKVYQAIHEND is encoded by the coding sequence ATGGATATAACAGAAAAGATCAGACTAATCGAAGCAGAACCTACCGAGGAAGTAATAACTCGTGAGGATCTACAGGCATTGTTAGAGACAAATTCAAGTCCCAAGCACTATATCGGTCTAGAAATTTCAGGATTTCTACACCTAGGCAGCCTACTAAGTACCGGTTTTAAAATTAGAGATTTCATAAATGCAGGAATTAATTGTACCGTATTTCTTGCAGATTGGCACACTATCATTAATGATAAAATGGGAAGTAGTAATGAGAAGATCAAAATAGTTTCAAAATATTATGCAGACGCATTCAACCTAGTATGCCCAGGTGTGAATATAGTTTATGGCTCTGATCTGTATGATGACAATCCACAATATTGGAGAGAGTTTGTAAAATTAACAAAGCGTATGACACTGGCGCGAACAATGAGGACGCTTACCATAATGGGTAGAAATGAGGAACAAGAAAAAGTTGATTTAGCAAAATTACTATATCCTCCAATGCAGGCTATGGATATTCATACACTTGATTTGGATATCATGCACGCAGGAATGGACCAGAGAAAAATTCATGTACTGGTAAGAGAGTTATTTCCTAAAATGGGATGGAAAGTGCCAATTGCTATACATCATAAATTATTACCAGGATTAACAGAGCCTGTTGCAGATGGCAAAGTAGGAAAGATGAGTAAAAGTAGTATTGCCTCTAGCATTAGTGTACATGACACCGATGAAGAGATTACATCCAAGATTAAAAAAGCATGGTGTCCAGAGGGTCAAGTTGAAAATAACCCACTTTTAGCACTTGCAAAACTCATGTTTAGAGAGTTTCCAGAAATGAATCTAGAGAGACCAGAGAAATTTGGAGGCAATGCAACATTCTCACAATATCAGACTATGGAGGATGATTTTAAAGAAAAACGCCTACACCCTGTAGACCTAAAACAACTAGTGACTCGATACATGACAAAGATGGTAAAGCCGATACGTGAAAAATTAACACTAAGTGATAAAGTGTATCAGGCGATACACGAGAATGACTAA
- the cobJ gene encoding precorrin-3B C(17)-methyltransferase, whose product MAGKLYIVGVGPGSNNHMTFHAKQVIQESNVIIGYETYVQLVENLIDGKDVYRYAMTQEVDRAHQCIDLAKSGKIVSLVSSGDPGIYGMAGLIYEVLADEKWDPATGLYVEVVPGISALNSCSSIVGSPLMSDFAVLSMSDLLVPWEVITKRVEAAAKGDFVLVIYNPSSKKRIHQLKDTREIVLKYRGPKTPVAIIKGAYRESQSVVLTTLGDLLNHYEELGMISTVIIGNSSTYTYKDLMINPRGYTSKYNISKD is encoded by the coding sequence ATGGCAGGCAAACTCTACATCGTGGGCGTAGGCCCTGGAAGTAACAATCATATGACATTTCATGCAAAACAGGTAATACAAGAAAGCAATGTCATTATTGGTTATGAGACGTATGTTCAATTAGTAGAAAATCTCATTGATGGAAAAGACGTGTATCGTTATGCAATGACACAAGAAGTAGACAGAGCTCATCAATGTATTGATCTTGCAAAATCTGGCAAGATAGTATCACTAGTCTCAAGTGGTGATCCTGGAATTTATGGTATGGCCGGCTTAATCTATGAAGTATTAGCAGATGAAAAATGGGATCCGGCAACTGGACTTTACGTTGAAGTTGTGCCAGGTATATCTGCTCTAAACTCTTGTTCATCCATAGTTGGATCACCACTCATGTCAGACTTTGCAGTATTGAGCATGAGTGATCTACTTGTACCGTGGGAAGTCATTACAAAACGAGTCGAGGCAGCTGCAAAGGGTGATTTTGTACTAGTCATTTATAATCCATCAAGTAAAAAACGCATACACCAACTAAAAGATACAAGGGAGATTGTCCTAAAATATCGTGGTCCAAAAACACCTGTTGCAATAATTAAAGGTGCATACAGAGAATCTCAAAGTGTTGTACTAACTACCCTCGGTGATTTATTGAATCATTATGAAGAATTGGGAATGATTAGTACAGTGATAATTGGTAATTCTTCTACATACACCTACAAGGATTTAATGATCAATCCACGAGGCTATACCTCAAAGTATAACATATCTAAAGATTAG
- a CDS encoding ATP-binding protein, whose translation MLINSLLIKNYRSITKAELPLHNYSILIGPNNQGKSNILRGLVVALNIIKYESLRSHRFPHTIKFPLRLKYRQSLGRRTKILDCREQDYIYNYERDFPLKLQNNDKKREGQTKFELTLSLSDEEKVKYQRKTKNKLKGDLRIKISIGHFHLPLSVVIEDSASPKKIKNKEETFTFIIENIELTYIEAIRDSDKTIQIVEKMISDELSLLEREKKYNDLMKEIELMQKPVLDDISKSLTKSVSEFLPDVKEIHLNSGEELKRIASSSTTLNIDDGTDTELKLKGDGIKSLLAISIIQHVTQKNAREKKIVLAIEEPESHLHPEAIHKLRIVLEDISSKNQVIISTHSPLLVNRTNLARNLIVDKSQVTAAENISQIRKVLGVQIADNLTSASLVILTEGAADSKKLERWATELSSDIKDAIFNGIIIFSNLGGVNNLASESSKWKLLLCDVYSFLDYDKEGREAFEVAKEKKSIFIKDVSFATLSGYSDSELEDLISPSSYKNEISKMGVDISRSTFKNNREKWSVRMRNTFKDQGKPWNNEVKNSVKKIITDVSIELGIKCIHKKNQEPILKFVEAIEKYLGKRSETKKN comes from the coding sequence ATGTTAATCAACTCACTTTTAATAAAAAACTATCGCTCCATTACTAAAGCAGAATTGCCTTTACACAATTATAGTATTCTAATTGGTCCCAACAATCAAGGTAAATCAAATATTCTAAGAGGTTTAGTAGTTGCTCTTAATATCATTAAATATGAAAGCCTCCGTTCACATCGCTTTCCTCATACGATTAAATTCCCATTACGATTAAAATACCGACAATCATTAGGTCGAAGGACAAAAATTCTAGATTGTAGGGAACAAGATTATATTTATAATTATGAAAGAGATTTTCCACTTAAACTTCAAAATAATGATAAAAAAAGAGAAGGACAAACCAAATTTGAATTAACATTATCTTTATCTGATGAAGAAAAGGTAAAATACCAAAGAAAAACCAAAAACAAACTTAAAGGTGATTTAAGAATTAAAATTTCCATCGGGCATTTTCATTTGCCGTTATCAGTGGTGATAGAAGATTCTGCCTCACCAAAAAAAATAAAAAACAAAGAGGAAACATTCACCTTTATTATAGAAAATATTGAATTAACGTATATTGAGGCAATAAGGGATTCTGATAAAACAATTCAAATCGTTGAAAAAATGATTTCTGATGAGTTATCTCTTCTAGAACGCGAAAAAAAATATAACGATTTGATGAAAGAAATTGAACTCATGCAAAAACCAGTTTTAGATGATATATCTAAAAGTTTAACAAAAAGTGTATCAGAATTTCTTCCAGATGTAAAAGAAATTCATTTGAATTCCGGAGAAGAATTAAAAAGAATCGCCAGTTCATCTACGACTCTAAACATAGATGATGGTACTGACACCGAATTAAAACTAAAAGGAGACGGAATAAAAAGTCTACTAGCAATTTCAATTATTCAACATGTTACACAAAAAAATGCAAGGGAAAAAAAAATAGTTTTGGCCATAGAAGAACCAGAATCACACTTACACCCTGAAGCTATTCATAAACTAAGAATAGTACTTGAAGATATTTCATCTAAAAACCAAGTAATTATTTCAACTCATTCTCCACTATTGGTTAATAGAACCAATTTAGCTAGGAATCTAATAGTAGATAAATCTCAAGTTACTGCCGCAGAAAACATATCTCAAATTAGGAAAGTACTTGGAGTACAAATTGCTGATAATCTTACAAGTGCGAGCTTGGTTATTCTTACTGAAGGAGCCGCTGATTCAAAAAAATTGGAAAGATGGGCCACTGAACTTTCATCAGATATCAAAGATGCAATATTTAATGGAATAATTATTTTTTCTAACTTGGGAGGCGTTAATAATTTAGCCTCTGAATCTTCTAAGTGGAAACTTCTACTTTGTGATGTTTATAGTTTTTTAGATTATGACAAGGAGGGTCGGGAAGCATTTGAAGTTGCAAAAGAAAAAAAATCCATTTTTATAAAGGATGTGTCATTCGCAACTTTAAGTGGTTATTCAGACTCTGAATTGGAAGATTTAATATCACCAAGTAGCTATAAAAATGAAATTTCAAAAATGGGTGTTGATATATCACGATCTACATTCAAAAATAATAGGGAAAAATGGTCGGTTAGGATGAGAAATACTTTCAAAGATCAGGGTAAACCATGGAATAATGAAGTTAAAAATTCTGTGAAAAAAATTATTACTGACGTATCTATAGAATTGGGAATTAAATGTATACACAAAAAAAATCAAGAACCCATACTAAAATTTGTTGAAGCCATTGAAAAATATTTAGGAAAACGTTCAGAAACAAAAAAAAATTAA
- the hsp20 gene encoding archaeal heat shock protein Hsp20: MTRTLFDDVEELLNESFQSIFGQNDLFDDSPQLTEPTNAPVCWGYVMHIDQNGKQTVKTYGNVEPELSPAKPQQLSDIKEPIVDILKDEKTKEVKLIAEMPGVEKSDIKVNVERNMVHIDAAKAIRKYHVDVPLNYKVQPNTSKANYKNGILELTLKLADEERSRGKPIEIE, encoded by the coding sequence ATGACACGGACATTATTTGATGATGTGGAAGAATTACTCAACGAGTCCTTTCAGTCCATCTTTGGGCAGAATGATCTCTTTGATGACTCACCACAACTCACCGAACCTACAAACGCTCCAGTATGCTGGGGCTATGTAATGCATATAGACCAAAACGGAAAACAGACCGTTAAGACGTATGGCAATGTAGAACCAGAACTGTCACCGGCAAAACCACAACAGCTATCTGATATCAAGGAACCGATCGTGGATATACTAAAAGACGAAAAAACCAAAGAAGTAAAATTGATTGCAGAGATGCCAGGTGTGGAAAAAAGTGACATCAAGGTAAATGTTGAACGAAACATGGTACATATTGATGCGGCCAAAGCCATTAGAAAGTATCATGTGGACGTTCCATTAAACTACAAAGTACAACCAAATACTTCTAAAGCCAACTACAAGAATGGAATTCTTGAATTGACTTTAAAACTTGCCGACGAAGAAAGGTCTAGAGGCAAACCAATCGAGATCGAATAG
- a CDS encoding ACT domain-containing protein, whose protein sequence is MSVTEAVKEIIVRDKSIHDCMKMNIINYTALALRMLSGVEQEVGYKVNLNTVVVAIKRYADSFKEETTVYPDSDFKNVKLVMTGSIMDVILPPEFGEDTRWVKNHFANNVNYEFFKLDDTFRMLIDDMDDIRSFIDNMSKERVYHAGLAKIKIHVANNENKSQIISHVIEILHRSNIEINNVFFGQDGITLVLNELIASKAYEILRTKIMK, encoded by the coding sequence ATGTCTGTTACAGAGGCAGTTAAAGAGATTATCGTTAGAGATAAATCCATTCATGACTGTATGAAAATGAATATCATCAATTATACAGCCTTGGCATTAAGGATGTTATCCGGTGTTGAACAAGAGGTAGGGTATAAAGTGAATCTGAATACTGTAGTAGTTGCAATTAAGAGATATGCAGACTCGTTTAAAGAGGAAACTACAGTATACCCAGACTCTGATTTTAAAAATGTAAAACTGGTAATGACAGGTAGTATTATGGATGTGATATTACCACCAGAATTTGGAGAGGATACTAGATGGGTGAAAAATCATTTTGCAAATAACGTAAACTATGAATTTTTCAAACTTGATGATACGTTTCGTATGTTGATAGATGACATGGATGATATACGTAGTTTTATTGATAATATGTCAAAAGAAAGAGTTTATCATGCAGGTTTAGCCAAGATCAAAATTCATGTTGCAAATAATGAAAATAAATCACAAATCATATCACATGTAATAGAGATATTACATCGTAGTAATATAGAAATTAATAATGTATTTTTTGGTCAAGATGGAATTACTCTAGTATTAAATGAACTAATTGCATCTAAAGCGTATGAAATACTTCGAACAAAAATTATGAAATAA
- a CDS encoding CFI-box-CTERM domain-containing protein: MERNSRDVPNDPKQATILSASITTRAQIQNSLDLDEPKRITITTIPESNSDYTQYTNEKFGVSFAVPTTWAGQSLDPVDENTPDFVTVGPLINGNPTVLQFKTVSLSNITADEYLDNFKAIINEDITSGFLDVISEEEIVVDGNVHLSFHQYGIFLNCGNSYHTNTIQATIVGTDEIYQLVYLIDGNRTSEKQSVFERALETFTVSDSKQITSTPDDINDKSLQDNSQEGGCLVATAAFNTELSPEIQQLREFRDDIVLKTESGSIFMTNFNQIYYSFSPILADAERDNPALQLMIRSTLTPLFSSLLLLDQLNIDSEIEMLTYGIGIIILNLTLYIIAPILLAYKIRNIFGVKLNLKHTSKIQ; this comes from the coding sequence TTGGAACGTAATTCTCGTGACGTCCCAAATGATCCTAAACAGGCCACAATATTATCTGCAAGTATTACTACTAGAGCACAGATACAAAATTCTCTAGATTTGGATGAACCTAAAAGAATCACTATAACTACAATACCAGAGTCAAACTCTGATTATACTCAATATACCAATGAGAAATTTGGTGTATCTTTTGCTGTACCTACAACTTGGGCTGGACAAAGTTTAGATCCCGTGGACGAAAATACCCCTGATTTTGTTACTGTAGGCCCACTGATTAATGGAAATCCAACGGTTCTTCAATTCAAAACAGTTTCACTGAGTAATATTACGGCAGACGAATATCTTGATAATTTCAAAGCAATCATTAATGAAGATATCACTAGTGGCTTTTTGGATGTTATATCTGAGGAGGAGATAGTAGTGGATGGAAACGTACACTTGTCTTTTCATCAGTATGGAATCTTTCTCAATTGTGGGAATTCCTACCATACTAACACGATACAAGCTACAATCGTTGGTACTGATGAAATTTATCAACTTGTTTATCTAATAGATGGAAATAGAACATCTGAAAAACAATCTGTATTTGAAAGAGCGCTTGAAACTTTTACAGTATCTGATTCCAAACAAATTACATCTACACCTGATGATATTAATGACAAGTCATTACAAGATAATAGTCAAGAGGGTGGCTGTCTTGTAGCAACAGCTGCATTCAACACTGAACTTTCACCAGAGATTCAACAACTACGAGAGTTTCGTGATGATATAGTATTGAAAACTGAGTCTGGATCCATATTCATGACTAATTTCAATCAAATCTATTATTCCTTCTCTCCAATTCTTGCTGATGCTGAACGTGACAATCCTGCTCTTCAATTAATGATTCGTTCAACTCTAACACCGTTATTTTCTTCCCTTTTACTACTTGATCAATTAAATATCGATTCAGAAATTGAGATGTTGACGTATGGTATTGGTATTATAATATTGAATCTAACATTATACATAATTGCCCCAATTCTTCTTGCTTATAAAATCAGAAACATATTTGGTGTTAAATTAAACCTAAAACACACATCTAAGATACAATAA
- a CDS encoding peptidylprolyl isomerase, whose product MNSYLLPILFSMLLFSTGAALGSEDDKIVIITTQHGDIVMELFPKDAPNTVDSFYKLVESGFYDGIIFHRVIPGFMIQGGDPNTKQSDQSIWGQGNPGFSIDAEFNSISHLKGIVSMARSTDPNSAGSQFFIIHSDSTFLD is encoded by the coding sequence GTGAATTCATATCTATTACCCATATTATTTAGCATGTTACTATTCAGTACAGGAGCTGCCTTGGGCTCTGAGGACGACAAAATTGTAATAATTACTACACAGCACGGAGATATTGTTATGGAACTATTCCCAAAAGATGCACCGAATACAGTAGATAGTTTTTACAAACTAGTGGAATCAGGATTTTATGATGGTATCATTTTTCATAGAGTTATTCCTGGATTTATGATTCAAGGCGGAGATCCGAATACAAAACAATCTGATCAATCTATCTGGGGTCAAGGCAATCCCGGTTTTAGCATTGATGCTGAATTCAATTCCATATCTCACCTAAAAGGTATTGTTTCTATGGCAAGATCAACTGATCCAAATAGTGCAGGTTCTCAATTTTTCATAATTCATTCTGATTCAACATTTTTAGATTAA
- the cbiE gene encoding precorrin-6y C5,15-methyltransferase (decarboxylating) subunit CbiE, giving the protein MGKVFAVGVGPGSPLLITEEAKKIILDADYIIGYQYTLNTIQHLLDGKQVIVITMKNQESAYTKMATNLGEKSLVVPFTGDSNFSESEVVDRLIEIFGNVTIIPGISAIQVAASRSRVPIDKARILTMHVTGSIEYQKREMVKALSDEISVIIIPRPWPNKPENHFMQSEIAHYLADQGFDTASLQTFVYENLTTDIETEFVGVVKDLEGKEFSDLSIMVINKSKSKSYLEFD; this is encoded by the coding sequence TTGGGTAAAGTTTTTGCAGTTGGTGTAGGACCGGGATCTCCACTACTAATTACTGAGGAGGCAAAAAAAATAATTCTTGATGCAGATTATATAATAGGATATCAGTATACATTAAATACAATTCAGCATTTGTTAGATGGAAAACAAGTAATAGTAATAACTATGAAAAATCAAGAATCAGCTTATACAAAAATGGCCACTAATTTAGGGGAGAAGAGTTTGGTGGTGCCATTCACAGGAGATTCAAATTTTTCCGAGTCTGAGGTAGTAGACAGATTGATAGAGATTTTCGGCAACGTCACCATAATACCAGGTATTAGTGCCATACAAGTGGCCGCCTCACGCTCAAGGGTCCCAATAGACAAGGCACGAATCCTCACTATGCATGTGACCGGTTCCATCGAGTATCAAAAAAGAGAGATGGTAAAGGCACTATCTGATGAGATTAGTGTTATTATCATACCAAGACCTTGGCCTAATAAACCTGAAAACCATTTCATGCAATCCGAGATTGCTCACTATTTAGCAGATCAGGGTTTTGATACTGCTAGTTTACAGACATTCGTTTATGAAAATCTAACCACTGATATCGAGACAGAATTTGTCGGTGTTGTAAAAGATTTAGAAGGAAAAGAGTTTTCTGATTTATCAATCATGGTTATAAATAAATCAAAATCCAAATCATATTTAGAATTTGACTAA
- a CDS encoding stage II sporulation protein M — protein sequence MTNMQFRALTFFIFVGVFASTFFLGTISEPTLEEAQILADELDKLILDIGAIDIFLHNLTITFLMFIPAAGIVVGIISAWSTGFAFASLGLLNPEIAMIPPLSIFLTPFGFLEITAYAIATSSSFHSIYAIIKKQPLTSYIKPFVIEISLVAALLLIGGYVEYFLIQELQNGNLSPSDII from the coding sequence ATGACAAATATGCAGTTCAGAGCCCTAACATTTTTTATTTTTGTAGGTGTTTTTGCATCGACTTTTTTTTTAGGGACAATCTCTGAGCCTACTTTAGAGGAGGCTCAAATACTTGCAGATGAGCTTGATAAATTAATATTAGATATAGGTGCCATTGACATATTTCTTCACAATCTTACAATAACATTCTTGATGTTTATTCCCGCAGCCGGTATTGTAGTGGGAATAATATCTGCGTGGTCTACTGGATTTGCATTTGCATCCTTGGGTCTGCTAAACCCAGAGATTGCAATGATTCCACCACTATCTATTTTCCTAACTCCATTTGGTTTTTTAGAAATAACTGCATATGCAATTGCAACGTCAAGCAGCTTTCACTCTATATATGCAATAATAAAAAAACAACCACTAACCTCATACATTAAACCTTTTGTAATAGAAATTAGTCTAGTCGCAGCTCTTTTATTAATAGGCGGCTATGTAGAATATTTTCTTATACAAGAATTACAAAACGGAAACCTAAGTCCATCTGATATTATTTAG
- a CDS encoding metallophosphoesterase: MPNKNGGCVAKEIIYPDIPKHKQNFSKTDAYAMFLSDLHIGSKFFMEEELRNCVKWLSGNDPITLRVRFLLICGDVVDGVGVYKNQDKDLVCLTLEKQWXKAYDILKDIPERVKVFIAPGNHDPGRRALPQPAIPEKYNQMLWKRENFFMIGNPALVSLNGVKVLMYHGQGIDDIVRVSPGLDYSSPADVMEVLLKTRHLSPIYGGQTPLAPETQDMLVIEDIPDIFHTGHVHVGEFGRYRGVLMINSGTWQKQTPFQAGAGITPTTNLAVFVNLKTFDVRVLSDFK; the protein is encoded by the coding sequence ATGCCTAATAAAAATGGCGGATGTGTCGCTAAGGAAATAATATATCCTGACATACCAAAACATAAACAAAATTTCTCTAAAACAGATGCCTATGCTATGTTTTTATCTGATCTACATATTGGTAGTAAATTTTTCATGGAAGAGGAGTTGAGGAATTGTGTAAAATGGTTATCCGGTAATGATCCCATAACTCTGCGTGTTAGATTTTTATTAATTTGTGGTGATGTTGTGGATGGTGTTGGGGTGTATAAAAATCAAGACAAAGATTTGGTGTGCCTAACATTAGAGAAACAGTGGAANAAAGCGTATGATATCCTCAAAGACATACCAGAGCGAGTAAAAGTCTTCATCGCGCCTGGAAACCACGATCCAGGCAGAAGAGCCCTTCCTCAACCAGCTATACCAGAAAAATATAATCAAATGTTGTGGAAGCGCGAAAATTTTTTCATGATTGGAAATCCTGCTCTCGTCTCATTGAATGGGGTAAAAGTTTTGATGTATCACGGACAGGGTATTGATGATATTGTAAGGGTGTCCCCAGGTCTTGATTATTCCTCACCTGCAGATGTGATGGAGGTTTTGTTAAAGACAAGACATCTGTCTCCAATTTATGGTGGACAGACTCCCCTTGCTCCAGAAACTCAAGATATGTTAGTTATAGAAGACATACCAGACATATTTCACACAGGACATGTGCATGTTGGAGAGTTTGGTAGATATCGTGGTGTGTTGATGATTAATTCTGGAACATGGCAAAAACAAACTCCTTTCCAAGCTGGTGCCGGAATAACACCCACTACAAATCTTGCTGTGTTTGTAAATTTAAAAACATTTGATGTGCGAGTTTTAAGTGATTTTAAATAA